DNA from Synechococcus sp. CBW1108:
CAAGCAGCTCTGGGAAACCACCATGGATCCCTCCACCCGCATGATGAAGCGCGTCGAAATTGAGGATGCCCTGGAGGCCGATCGCATCTTCACGATCCTGATGGGCGACAAGGTGGCCCCGCGGCGGGAATTCATCGAGGCCCATAGCGCCACGCTTGATTTAGCCCAGCTGGATATTTGAAGTTTTGGCAAGTCTCCCGTCGCTGGTCAGCCTGCGCACCCTGATGCTGCTGGGCTTTGCCCTGCTAGGCCCTGCCTGTTTGCCTGCCGGCGGCGCTGAACTGCGGGTGCCGGAGCTGCGGCGCCGTCAGCGTGCCAGTGAGACCCTAACCGCCGCAGCGGCAGTTGCCCTGCGCTGCTCACCCCGGCGCCAGGCGCCCGTGATCGCCATCGCCTACTCCGGCGAGGCCCTGCGCCCGCTGCGGCGCTGGTGTGAGGCCGGGGGGCAAAGCTGGCTCCAGGTGGAGCTGGCTCCTGGCCTGGCGGGGGCTTTGGCCCTCGGCGGCTCCCGTCGGGGCTGGTTGATTGAGGCCGAATCCTGAAGGGAGCTCAGGCAGCCGCCAGGGCAGCT
Protein-coding regions in this window:
- a CDS encoding SH3 domain-containing protein, which gives rise to MASLPSLVSLRTLMLLGFALLGPACLPAGGAELRVPELRRRQRASETLTAAAAVALRCSPRRQAPVIAIAYSGEALRPLRRWCEAGGQSWLQVELAPGLAGALALGGSRRGWLIEAES